A single window of Nasonia vitripennis strain AsymCx chromosome 4, Nvit_psr_1.1, whole genome shotgun sequence DNA harbors:
- the Gr34 gene encoding gustatory receptor 34, which produces MLRTYLNQASFPLKMPFNNPLTSGAAVLKCVYYVCKACGLAPIAIRSNDGRKLRFPPFEHSKAGLLYNAVLILIILSMSAAIIQCTFVYRTKAEILKFDGVIDVTHNTMASVTAIFVLTVFCIQQRKILELANRMRVLGEMSQSLCDVEICGGRKRLLRDVMMICLTTCCTWLSIFFTTQVESYKGLLYFSYIYLCNLIITLTLMQYSIVLRLMQQILRVVNANFHHFSTEPSQRKLKVQIIETSCQGIGRFTRLRELYLSLSEVAEGFEEFYSQPMLLCIAYIFLTLIFYAHLITKPMVVGTRSVTNPQLCHCVFRIMHYVISLITLAKSVSTVITESKKTSKIFNKWLGTLDSLQLDPKLYLFSNYLLHHSLQFSVFQLFSLDGSLLMSITASITTYLVIFLQFQNHQTTDS; this is translated from the exons ATGCTTCGAACGTACCTAAATCAAGCATCATTTCCACTCAAAATGCCGTTTAACAATCCATTGACGAGTGGCGCAGCAGTTCTGAAATGCGTCTACTACGTATGCAAAGCTTGCGGACTGGCTCCAATAGCAATCAGAAGTAACGACGGCCGCAAACTTCGATTTCCGCCGTTCGAGCACTCGAAAGCTGGTCTGCTGTACAATGCTGTTTTGATCCTCATCATTCTCTCGATGTCCGCAGCTATCATACAGTGCACTTTCGTATACCGTACGAAAGcggaaattttgaaattcgaCGGAGTTATCGACGTGACCCACAACACAATGGCCAGCGTCACCGCGATTTTCGTACTGACAGTGTTCTGCATCCAACAGCGGAAGATCCTGGAATTGGCCAACAGGATGAGAGTTTTGGGAGAAATGTCGCAGAGTCTTTGCGACGTCGAGATCTGCGGCGGGCGGAAGAGGTTGTTGAGAGACGTGATGATGATCTGCTTGACGACCTGTTGTACCTGGCTGTCGATATTTTTCACGACACAAGTGGAGAGCTACAAAGGCCTGCTGTATTTCTCTTACATTTATCTTTGCAATCTGATCATCACTTTGACCCTGATGCAGTACAGCATCGTGTTAAGGTTGATGCAGCAGATACTGCGAGTTGTTAACGCCAACTTTCATCATTTTTCCACGGAGCCCAGTCAGAGGAAATTGAAAGTTCAGATTATTGAAA CTAGCTGTCAGGGGATTGGACGATTCACGAGGTTGCGAGAACTTTATCTGTCACTGTCCGAAGTGGCAGAGGGTTTCGAGGAGTTTTACTCACAACCGATGTTACTTTGCATTGCCTACATTTTTCTCACATTGATTTTTTACGCTCACTTGATTACGAAGCCTATGGTGGTTGGGACTAGGTCGGTAACGAATCCCCAACTCTGCCATTGTGTATTTCGAATCATGCATTACGTGATTTCGCTGATAACTTTGGCTAAGTCTGTCTCAACTGTCATTACTGAG AGTAAGAAAACCAGTAAGATCTTCAATAAATGGCTGGGTACTTTGGACAGTCTCCAGCTGGATCCAAAG TTATATCTCTTTTCCAATTATTTGCTGCATCATTCCTTGCAATTTTCGGTGTTTCAACTCTTTTCACTGGACGGATCATTGTTGATGTCg atAACAGCGTCGATAACCACCTACTTGgtgatatttttacaatttcagAATCACCAAACTACAGACAGTTAA
- the Gr33 gene encoding gustatory receptor 33: MFGKFDETILEKLLFYFFKMFGMATMKYEISTIKNEKIKKRRLFTYSKIDIVYNSFLILVTTILNIILVGLKIDDKTSLPNVRGVQKITDVVQFGFATLTCVFILVYFCARQKKAIEMADQICQIYGSMIVNNCDTGEKRSILLITLFVFSINFIFWLVMIITSVNVTMATPNNLIFYYLAVYSCHVIMQTLLMQYSIILNMIGYFFLHINKSLVILLKKPNQLFLDAQCRNIDKTRGERLLKMRKTYLILCKISEDISDFYSPLMFFCLSVTFVTLIRSGLYIAVSIADKESNLTIKGMIHCIGYVVHYYFLLVMLTKKASKIVTESKRTGEIVSDCVHYVDNQEIILNQFSNYLLHKKIKFTVFNLFVLDESLLLLFAGSMATYLVIMMDF, encoded by the exons ATGTTTGGCAAGTTCGATGAGACGATATTAGAGaaattattgttttactttttcaaaatgtttggAATGGCTACGATGAAATATGAAATTTCAAcgataaaaaacgaaaaaataaagaaacgtAGATTGTTTACTTATTCCAAAATTGATATCGTATACAATTCATTTTTGATTCTTGTAACGACTATTCTAAACATCATCCTGGTCGGGTTGAAAATAGATGATAAAACTTCTTTGCCGAACGTGCGAGGAGTCCAGAAAATTACGGACGTCGTACAATTTGGATTCGCCACGTTGACCTGCGTATTTATACTCGTGTATTTTTGTGCTCGGCAGAAAAAAGCAATCGAAATGGCTGATCAGATCTGCCAAATATACGGTTCTATGATAGTCAACAATTGTGACACGGGTGAGAAGAGAAGTATTTTGTTGATTACTCTATTCGTTTTCAGCATCAATTTCATCTTCTGGCTTGTGATGATCATTACCTCCGTAAATGTCACCATGGCTACTCCgaataatttgatattttattatctagCTGTTTATTCTTGTCACGTGATTATGCAGACTTTGCTGATGCAGTACAGCATCATTCTCAACATGATAGGCTACTTTTTCTTACATATCAATAAATCATTGGTTATCCTTCTAAAGAAACCCAATCAGTTGTTCTTAGACGCACAATGTCGTAACATTGATAAAACCAGGGGCGAGAGGCTTTTGAAAATGCGTAAAACATATCTGATCCTCTGTAAAATCTCAGAAGACATATCAGACTTTTATTCACCACTTATGTTTTTTTGCCTCTCTGTCACCTTTGTGACGCTCATACGTTCCGGGCTTTACATAGCTGTATCTATTGCTGATAAGGAATCTAATTTAACGATCAAAGGTATGATCCACTGTATTGGCTACGTAGTTCATTATTACTTTTTGCTGGTGATGTTGACCAAAAAAGCATCCAAAATTGTCACTGAG AGCAAAAGGACAGGAGAAATCGTGAGCGATTGTGTCCATTACGTGGATAATCAAGAAATAATT CTGAACCAGTTCTCCAACTACTTGCTTcataagaaaattaaatttaccgTTTTCAACCTTTTTGTCTTGGATGAATCTTTATTATTGTTG TTCGCAGGTTCCATGGCGACATATTTGGTTATCATGATGGATTTTTAA
- the Gr32 gene encoding gustatory receptor 32: MWFSNFHDTREAFFVMFVYLFFKAFGLATVKFNFESIKKTLIAGKEASEVLKPSRVGIAYNMLLIIILSILNYVAIRVSYERPDFTDRSELEMKIDTVKAVTACFSSFIILLIFSFQQEKYVLTVHEVLSIRQSLISINSAIYFENESIWKIITKLLIFMFVNWILLFITIEIQNDYQFLLYFVTTNLCDMIMTHTVLQFSIALKMIEQLFRVTNANFDHDSKASFRLNDEICLNVALKKVQVILNKLSRLQDLHLSLCNVFEDLAGFYAQSMLLCVWYIFVSMILSAFYVTKPIITGNTGLSVVMYLRTVIHFLHHTSLLIMLTKCVTDLIAEREKTGKIISVWLAKIDNQQFEKKLTKFSIYLMHQKVKFSVFGIFSLDNSILLSIIGTITTYLIILQQENLSSNSNNSNCH, encoded by the exons ATGTGGTTCTCAAATTTTCATGATACTAGAGAAGCTTTTTTCGTAATGTTCGTATACCTATTTTTCAAAGCATTTGGACTCGCTActgtcaaatttaattttgagtCTATTAAGAAAACGCTTATAGCGGGAAAAGAAGCTTCCGAAGTATTGAAACCCTCTCGAGTTGGCATTGCATATAATATGTTATTAATAATCATACTGAGCATCTTAAACTATGTCGCCATCAGAGTTTCGTACGAACGTCCCGATTTCACGGACAGATCGGAACTAGAAATGAAAATCGACACCGTAAAGGCAGTAACAGCTTGTTTTAGttcctttattattttacttataTTCAGTTTTCAACAAGAAAAGTATGTTCTGACAGTCCACGAAGTTTTATCAATCAGGCAGAGTTTGATATCGATAAACAGCGCCATTTACTTCGAAAACGAATCAATCTGGAAGATCATAACAAAATTACTCATTTTTATGTTTGTAAATTGGATACTGCTGTTCATCACGATAGAGATACAAAACGATTATCAATTCCTACTTTACTTCGTCACGACCAATCTCTGCGACATGATAATGACCCATACGGTTCTGCAGTTCAGCATCGCATTGAAAATGATAGAGCAACTGTTCAGAGTCACAAACGCCAATTTTGATCACGACTCCAAGGCTTCCTTCCGCTTAAACGACGAAATATGTCTCAATGTTGCCCTGAAAAAGGTGCAAGTAATACTTAATAAATTATCTCGTCTACAAGACTTACATTTGTCGCTGTGCAATGTCTTCGAGGATTTGGCAGGTTTCTATGCTCAATCGATGCTCTTGTGCGTTTGGTATATTTTTGTCTCGATGATTCTTAGTGCATTTTACGTAACTAAACCGATAATTACGGGAAATACTGGTCTATCGGTCGTTATGTACTTGCGCACCGTTATTCATTTTCTACACCATACCAGTTTGTTAATTATGCTGACTAAATGTGTCACCGACTTGATTGCTGAG CGAGAAAAGACTGGAAAAATTATTAGTGTATGGTTAGCTAAAATTGATAATCAACAATTTGAAAAGAAA TTGACAAAGTTTTCCATTTACTTAATGCATCAAAAAGTAAAGTTTTCCGTCTTTGGAATTTTCTCGTTGGATAACTCGATTTTGTTATCG ATAATCGGCACAATCACAACCTATTTGATAATCTTGCAGCAAGAGAACCTTTCATCAAATTCTAATAATTCTAATTGCCACTAA
- the Gr30 gene encoding gustatory receptor 30, producing the protein MVISICSLFFKSNSGNMLIKNLSLNETVLEKCILYFFKLSGIATLNFDFKLSTNRSKKFSSTFTRSKTGIAYNAALISLITIVTNYLIEFQINHNMYKNFYDKLDIGYAALISVTAVLILVKFSFQQEKTLTIANELNEIRDSLSLNDCSVDGKGHALRRFIVLVFLAHFLFLTILFSTSYVLNNTTINIVRTTLNYIAIYLSNFIMHSMMLQYSIILKLIEHLSRGINDDLVEFSRPPQGLNSLTFTKKTTSQRVGQLANLRKNFSSLCKVSQDVSEFYSWPMLLCLSCNFIAFVRAAFYIAMPIVHGTDAFTANIYVRCCCYISHNAFSLIILTKSVTASMTENRKTREIVNDCIENCDDQEILKKLEKFSCYLMHKKITFSVFNLFSLDESLLMSVIGSITTYLVIILQFQNNNAE; encoded by the exons ATGGTAATTTCGATttgttctttattttttaaatcaaatagtggaaatatgttaataaaaaatctgaGTCTGAACGAAACAGTGCTGGAGAAAtgcattttgtattttttcaagCTATCTGGAATCGCAACACTAAATTTCGACTTCAAGTTATCAACAAACAGGAGCAAAAAGTTCAGTTCAACATTCACGCGTTCAAAAACTGGCATCGCGTACAATGCAGCTTTAATTTCTCTCATCACAATCGTGACTAATTACTtgattgaatttcaaattaatcacaatatgtataaaaatttcTACGATAAATTGGACATAGGATACGCTGCGTTGATCAGCGTAACCGCAGTACTGATCTTAgtcaaattttcatttcaacAAGAAAAAACTTTGACGATTGCTAATGAACTGAACGAAATCCGCGATTCATTGTCGCTCAACGATTGTTCAGTAGACGGAAAAGGACATGCCCTACGAAGGTTCATAGTGTTAGTCTTCTTGGCACATTTTTTATTCCTAACAATATTGTTTAGTACCTCTTACGTATTAAATAATACAACTATAAATATAGTAAGAACGACGTTGAATTACATTGCCATATATTTGAGCAACTTCATAATGCATTCCATGATGCTGCAATAcagtattattttaaaattgatcGAGCATTTATCCAGGGGTATTAACGATGATTTGGTTGAATTTTCAAGACCACCGCAAGGGCTCAATAGCTTGACGTTTACGAAAAAAACTACCAGTCAACGCGTAGGCCAATTAGCGAATTTGCGTAAAAATTTTTCGTCGCTGTGTAAAGTATCTCAAGATGTATCAGAGTTTTATTCCTGGCCGATGCTTCTTTGCCTGTCCTGTAATTTTATAGCTTTCGTACGAGCAGCTTTCTATATAGCGATGCCTATTGTACATGGAACAGATGCTTTTACTGCTAATATTTACGTTCGTTGCTGTTGCTATATATCTCATAatgctttttctttgattaTTTTGACAAAGTCAGTCACAGCTTCGATGACCGAG AATAGAAAGACCAGAGAAATTGTAAACGACTGTATTGAAAATTGCGATGAccaagaaattttaaaaaaa cTAGAAAAATTCTCATGTTACTTGATGCACAAAAAGATAACGTTCTCggtatttaatttattttctctagATGAGTCTTTATTAATGTCA GTCATAGGTTCGATCACAACGTACTTGGTAATTATTTTGCagtttcaaaataataatgcagAATAA
- the Gr29 gene encoding gustatory receptor 29: MLNYFSIDLLYAKCLYYYFKCVGLATMSVSFKSTVENKKVPYSLFSPSKIGFLPNLVIVLIVIGTHFFSLKMAFEVDEIETSVKFDRTVESVRLTFGVGVSVFILVFFCAKQEAAIDIANNIKKASVLSANFSTKTVSQKELFSVYRATGWIFSAHMVIWFLIYCSTPWSFGLMIYYVSLNIYELVITSTLVQYSILLKIVRQIFRNVNANILDIFGDSCAIDFHTVGTIGNNRSEVRFRRKMRKFSQLKDLHISVCDVAASLGQFYSIPALFCIKYEFISFTFYFYFVTKLFTGMYHETITIHTIFFYVFGILHFIVPLIDLVGSTSAVVNEGKTSVELISKWIEVVKDQEQSTVRMSHFPNYFAQKKLKFTAAGLFPLDGSLILSIAGSITTYLMILLQFEGIKPYSS, from the exons atgttgaactATTTTAGTATTGACTTGCTGTACGCGAAGTGCCTTTACTACTATTTTAAGTGCGTCGGTTTGGCGACCATGAGCGTCAGCTTCAAATCCACCGTTGAGAACAAAAAAGTTCCGTATTCGCTGTTCTCACCGTCAAAGATCGGGTTTCTACCTAACTTGGTAATAGTTCTCATTGTAATCGGTACACATTTCTTCTCTCTCAAAATGGCCTTCGAAGTGGATGAAATAGAAACTTCGGTGAAATTCGATCGAACGGTAGAATCAGTACGTCTGACTTTTGGTGTTGGTGTATCAGTATTCATCTTAGTATTTTTTTGCGCTAAGCAAGAAGCTGCTATAGATATCGCGAACAATATCAAG AAAGCTTCAGTTTTGTCAGCCAACTTCAGTACCAAAACTGTGAGTCAGAAAGAACTTTTCTCAGTTTACCGGGCAACGGGGTGGATTTTCTCAGCTCACATGGTGATATGGTTTCTGATTTATTGCTCGACTCCGTGGTCCTTCGGTTTAATGATCTACTACGTATCGTTGAATATATACGAGCTTGTAATCACGTCTACTCTTGTTCAGTACAgtattctattgaaaatagtacgtcaaatttttagaaatgtcaACGCCAATATTTTAGACATATTTGGAGACTCTTGTGCAATCGATTTTCACACGGTTGGTACCATTGGTAATAATCGCAGTGAAGTCAGATTCAGGAGGAAGATGAGGAAGTTTTCGCAGCTCAAAGATCTGCATATCTCAGTTTGCGACGTTGCGGCGAGTCTTGGACAATTTTACTCCATACCGGCGTTGTTTTGCATAAAATACGAATTCATCTCATTCaccttttatttttacttcgtTACGAAACTTTTCACCGGAATGTATCACGAAACTATCACCATTCATACTATTTTCTTCTACGTTTTTggtatattacacttcattgTACCTCTAATCGACTTGGTAGGATCCACTAGTGCTGTCGTCAATGAG GGTAAAACATCTGTCGAACTTATAAGCAAATGGATCGAGGTTGTCAAGGATCAGGAGCAAAGTACTGTTAGG ATGAGCCATTTTCCCAATTACTTTGCacagaaaaaattgaaattcacTGCAGCCGGACTTTTTCCATTGGATGGATCACTGATTTTGTCG attgCAGGTTCGATCACTACATACCTAATGATACTTTTACAATTTGAAGGCATTAAACCCTACTCGTCATAA
- the Gr28 gene encoding gustatory receptor 28 isoform X1 gives MFLNSHRPKKFYQNARISDLWFAKCVYYYFKTVGLATVSLRLKSVKKNKKNSSSLCTSSKLGILINVVLSLIVIAIFSYTTIVIAEGTFKNSLKFDRAIGVIRIILGSSAALIILITFSCKQGSITEIANNMQTIFSVLSANFKTKIGNTNESFSIFRETGGVFFVNIIAWLLLFVTVPTTNWKVFAVTPYVPEVIMTSMLVQYNMVLNLVKRLMEVVNANLLYTSQYDDKYEDNQITMIKNDRNENSFKRKIIKFTQLRDSHYMLCDISEDLEKFYSRLVLLCITYIFGSLILCSYFNTKEVLKQGVEFLTLRATLFFGVTVIHYIMPLVNLTRSTSAVIAESKRTVKIVNRWSGNFHNQPEIAMFNQFPNYLDQPNLEFTADCCFNHNIFDDTITSPRYFTQLKKSYPEVYLAHYVKAVSSSESK, from the exons ATGTTTCTAAATTCTCACAGAccgaaaaagttttatcaaaatGCTCGCATCAGTGATTTATGGTTTGCAAAAtgcgtttattattattttaaaactgttgGTCTTGCCACAGTAAGCTTACGCTTGAAATCCGTcaagaagaataaaaaaaattcgtctTCGTTGTGTACTTCTTCGAAGCTTGGCATACTGATCAATGTAGTTTTGTCTCTTATAGTAATCGCTATATTTTCCTATACCACAATTGTAATTGCTGAAGgaacatttaaaaattcgCTCAAATTTGATCGAGCCATCGGTGTGATTCGCATAATTTTGGGAAGTAGCGCAGCCTTGATTATTCTAATCACGTTTTCCTGTAAGCAAGGATCAATCACGGAGATTGCAAATAATATGCAG acaattttttcagttttgtcAGCTAActttaaaacgaaaattggAAATACAAACGAGTCtttctcgatttttcgagAAACAGGAGGCGTTTTTTTTGTTAACATTATTGCATGGTTACTTCTTTTTGTTACGGTCCCCACGACCAACTGGAAGGTCTTTGCTGTAACTCCTTATGTCCCGGAGGTAATAATGACGTCTATGCTGGTACAGTATAATATGGTATTGAATTTAGTTAAGCGTCTCATGGAGGTAGTTAATGCTAATCTCCTTTATACATCTCAATATGATGATAAATATGAAGATAATCAGATCACCATGATCAAAAACGATAGAAATGAAAATtcgtttaaaagaaaaattattaagtTTACTCAATTAAGAGATTCGCACTACATGCTTTGCGACATCTCCGAAGATTTGGAAAAGTTTTATTCTCGATTGGTCTTGCTTTGTATTACTTACATTTTTGGGTCATTGATTTTATGCTCTTACTTTAACACAAAAGAAGTATTGAAACAAGGAGTGGAGTTCTTGACATTGAGAGCTACATTATTCTTTGGTGTGACGGTAATTCATTACATCATGCCTTTGGTAAACTTGACCAGATCCACCAGTGCGGTTATTGCTGAG AGCAAAAGAACTGTCAAAATTGTGAATAGATGGTCTGGAAATTTCCATAATCAGCCAGAAATCGCAATG TTCAACCAATTTCCAAATTACTTAGACCAGCCAAATTTGGAATTCACTGCAG ATTGCTGCTTCAATCACAACATATTTGATGATACTATTACAAGTCCAAGATACTTCACCCAACTGAAGAAGTCCTATCCCGAAGTTTACTTGGCGCATTATGTGAAAGCGGTCTCGTCATCCGAGTCTAAATAA
- the Gr28 gene encoding gustatory receptor 28 gives MFLNSHRPKKFYQNARISDLWFAKCVYYYFKTVGLATVSLRLKSVKKNKKNSSSLCTSSKLGILINVVLSLIVIAIFSYTTIVIAEGTFKNSLKFDRAIGVIRIILGSSAALIILITFSCKQGSITEIANNMQVLTIFSVLSANFKTKIGNTNESFSIFRETGGVFFVNIIAWLLLFVTVPTTNWKVFAVTPYVPEVIMTSMLVQYNMVLNLVKRLMEVVNANLLYTSQYDDKYEDNQITMIKNDRNENSFKRKIIKFTQLRDSHYMLCDISEDLEKFYSRLVLLCITYIFGSLILCSYFNTKEVLKQGVEFLTLRATLFFGVTVIHYIMPLVNLTRSTSAVIAESKRTVKIVNRWSGNFHNQPEIAMFNQFPNYLDQPNLEFTAGELLALDGSLLISIAASITTYLMILLQVQDTSPN, from the exons ATGTTTCTAAATTCTCACAGAccgaaaaagttttatcaaaatGCTCGCATCAGTGATTTATGGTTTGCAAAAtgcgtttattattattttaaaactgttgGTCTTGCCACAGTAAGCTTACGCTTGAAATCCGTcaagaagaataaaaaaaattcgtctTCGTTGTGTACTTCTTCGAAGCTTGGCATACTGATCAATGTAGTTTTGTCTCTTATAGTAATCGCTATATTTTCCTATACCACAATTGTAATTGCTGAAGgaacatttaaaaattcgCTCAAATTTGATCGAGCCATCGGTGTGATTCGCATAATTTTGGGAAGTAGCGCAGCCTTGATTATTCTAATCACGTTTTCCTGTAAGCAAGGATCAATCACGGAGATTGCAAATAATATGCAGGTATTA acaattttttcagttttgtcAGCTAActttaaaacgaaaattggAAATACAAACGAGTCtttctcgatttttcgagAAACAGGAGGCGTTTTTTTTGTTAACATTATTGCATGGTTACTTCTTTTTGTTACGGTCCCCACGACCAACTGGAAGGTCTTTGCTGTAACTCCTTATGTCCCGGAGGTAATAATGACGTCTATGCTGGTACAGTATAATATGGTATTGAATTTAGTTAAGCGTCTCATGGAGGTAGTTAATGCTAATCTCCTTTATACATCTCAATATGATGATAAATATGAAGATAATCAGATCACCATGATCAAAAACGATAGAAATGAAAATtcgtttaaaagaaaaattattaagtTTACTCAATTAAGAGATTCGCACTACATGCTTTGCGACATCTCCGAAGATTTGGAAAAGTTTTATTCTCGATTGGTCTTGCTTTGTATTACTTACATTTTTGGGTCATTGATTTTATGCTCTTACTTTAACACAAAAGAAGTATTGAAACAAGGAGTGGAGTTCTTGACATTGAGAGCTACATTATTCTTTGGTGTGACGGTAATTCATTACATCATGCCTTTGGTAAACTTGACCAGATCCACCAGTGCGGTTATTGCTGAG AGCAAAAGAACTGTCAAAATTGTGAATAGATGGTCTGGAAATTTCCATAATCAGCCAGAAATCGCAATG TTCAACCAATTTCCAAATTACTTAGACCAGCCAAATTTGGAATTCACTGCAGGTGAGCTTCTAGCACTTGATGGTTCACTTTTGATCTCG ATTGCTGCTTCAATCACAACATATTTGATGATACTATTACAAGTCCAAGATACTTCACCCAACTGA
- the Gr26 gene encoding gustatory receptor 26, protein MHIRNIHCKITIGKVLHYSLKIFGLAPFSLDVEFLSNNKNQVSSEALTCSQLGVIYNLILAVLIMVITYLTFKISNKTHIFGSGTDLDMAIEAIKTVWACISSVIILFLFGTQQKKLVQCGNIMLMIRERLITINETLYLENKFLWKSITKISLVVIVMYILIIVTLGGYIDLARLIYVIGATLCDVIIIFTVIVYGIKLKMIKQLIKIINANINSISTEFNRASNNILQNNEMKNAQIICDKLSRLQNLHLLLFNATEDLTNVYATSILLCTLYIFLSIILNLFYILKNVMTGVASLSAILIRHIFIQFIHCTCSLIILTNSVTDLVLESNRTGKIVSEWLTKLKNSRVENEVTKFLLYLKEHELQFSVFGIFSLDTSMLLSITSSITTYLVILLQLQFQQN, encoded by the exons ATGCACATAAGAAACATACATTGCAAAATTACTATAGGAAAAGTTTTACACTattctttgaaaatatttggACTGGCACCTTTTTCGTTGGATGTCGAGTTTTTATCAAACAACAAAAATCAGGTTTCAAGCGAAGCGTTGACATGTTCTCAATTGGGCGTTATCTACAACCTAATATTAGCCGTCTTAATAATGGTAATAACTTACTTAACTTTCAAAATATCGAACAAAACACATATTTTCGGAAGTGGAACTGACTTGGACATGGCGATTGAAGCGATAAAAACAGTATGGGCTTGTATTTCCtctgttattattttatttctattcgGTACTCAACAAAAGAAGCTTGTCCAATGTGGTAATATAATGCTAATGATAAGAGAACGTTTGATAACGATAAATGAGACTTTATACTTGGAAAACAAATTTCTTTGGAAAAGCATCACGAAAATATCCTTGGTAGTAATTGTGATGTACATACTTATAATTGTTACACTGGGCGGCTATATAGATCTCGCAAGATTGATCTACGTTATCGGCGCAACGTTGTGCGACGTGATCATTATTTTTACGGTTATTGTCTAcggaattaaattaaaaatgataaagcaattgataaaaatcataaatgcTAATATTAATTCCATATCCACGGAATTCAATCGAGCGAGTAATAATATCTTGCAAAacaatgaaatgaaaaatgccCAGATCATTTGCGATAAACTTTCACGTTTACAAAATTTGCACTTGTTACTCTTCAATGCAACAGAAGATTTGACAAATGTGTATGCCACCTCGATACTTCTTTGtactttatacatatttttatcaattatactcaatttgttttacattttgaaaaatgtaatgACTGGAGTTGCATCGCTCTCAGCTATCTTGATTCgtcatatttttattcaatttattcattGCACCTGCTCCCTGATCATTTTAACAAACTCCGTCACTGATTTAGTTTTGGag AGTAATAGGACAGGAAAAATTGTGAGCGAATGGCTCACCAAACTGAAAAATTCTCGTGTGGAAAATGAA GTAACCAAGTTTTTGCTTTACTTGAAAGAGCATGAGTTGCAATTTTCTGTATTCGGGATATTTTCATTGGATACTTCAATGTTATTATCG ATTACAAGTTCCATTACAACGTATTTGGTGATTCTTTTGCAACTTCAGTTTCAGCAAAACTAA